The sequence gccgtatcggcggtcactaaggggttaaataaatcgTGCACCTATTCACCCAGCCAGATTTACAGGTGCACGCCTTTGGTAATAGGTtaatataacttttggggtaaGAGTTCATTTAACTAAAAAAACATGGCGTTTTATGCTCTCTGAGCACTTGGTCAGGTTTATgaagtcataataataataataataataataataataatatagtactACAGTTTGTGTATTTGTCAAAAATAAAATGCTGTCAGAGAGGTCAAGGAATCTCCTCAGGTCAATGTGTAGTAACACCAGCACATTGACCATCAAACAATTGATAACATGTCTTTGAAAGCAAGTAAAATAACACAATGCATAAAACAACAAAACATTGCTTTACATCTTTCACATTGTTTTGTTTAGAATCTAACCAGTCAACATAAAACATAATCACTTGGCTTGTCTTGCAGGCTGTATTTTACAGGaccaccactaggtgtcattgcagtactggtTGCACAACCTATGTGAGAATAATTAGGACACCCATTCAAAGTCATAATAACCCCTAAAAATAGTGTAGCCATGTGGACTCAGGACTTCTTTGAGGTAGTGAGTTCTACTATTAAATGTTTCTTGCCTATAGATGTGATCTACCAGTGTTTATGCATTAGTTAACATCACTAGTTCTGTTAAATATGACCCTAACCTGGGTGAATTTTAGGTATTTATTCTAATAAATATTATGTCTTAgggaacaattttttttagggggtgggggtgttattATTGGTATCCTATGactgatataattttttttgtgtcttaaccctttaaggacatggcccattttcgtttttacgttttcggtttttcctccttgtgtttaaaaggtcatagcacttgcatttttccacctagaaacccacatgaccccttatttcttgcgtcactaattgtactttgcaattacaggctgaatttttgcataaagtacactgcgaaaccagaaaaaaattcaaagtgtggtgaaattgaaaaaaaaaacgcatttcttttatttgggggaaatgtgtttttacgccattcgccctggggtaaaactgacttgttatgcatgttcctcaagtcgttacgattaaaacgatatataacatgtataacttatattgtatctgatggcctgtaaaaaattcaaaccgttgttaaccaatatacattccttaaaatcgctccattcccaggcttatagcgcttttatcctttggtctatggggctgtgcgaggtgtcattttttgcgccatgatgtgatctttctatcggtaccttgattgcgcatatacgactttttgatcgctttttattacattttttctggatttgatgcgaccaaaaatgcgcaattttgcactttgggatttttttgcgctgacgccgtttaccgtacgagatcaggaatgtgattaattaatagttcgggcgattacgcacgcggcgataccaaacatgtttatttatttatttatttgtttacttttatttaaaacctggggaaaggggggtgattcagacttttattaggggagggggatttttactattaacaacacgtttttttttttttttacacatatactagaagcccccctgggggacttctagtatatacactttgatctctcatagagatctctgcagcatagatatgctgcagagatccatgagatcggcactcgtttgctttcggctgctgcagccggaaacaaacgagtgccgagccgaggacggcgccatcttggacgcgtccccggccggcatcagtaacggagatcgctcctccgggacaaggtcccggaggagcgatctcccccactagacaccagggaaacagtgcctccggtaatcggaggcagctgtcaactttgacagctgcctccgattagctaattagcgggcacggcgatcggaccgtgcccgctaatagcggcggtcccgggctacacgcggcacccgggatcgcggcacttcaaagcggggccgccgcgcggccccgctttgaagtgctaatgaggacataggacgtaccggtacgtcctatgtccttaagaggttaattctaTATGAAAATAATGGGTCATGTACAGTTTTGTCACTAGAGGGCCTTTGCAGGTGATAGGTGATAGGTGATTTTTACAGGCTCTTGGCTGCATGACTCCCCATACTTCCTGTATTACCTATTACCACGACGGCTCCCCATCTCTTCTGTGGTGCAGTGCAGGACCTTTGCCATGTCACTATGATTTCACCAAAGGACCttcaaataaaaaagaaagagtGTACGGGCTCCCTGCAATTTTGCCACAGTCCTCACAAATTCACCAGGTGCTCAAGGGGTCACTGGGGGCTTCATCAGTACTGCCTCTCCCATAGGCCAGTCCAAGCCTGCAATCCCCCAACTATTATACCTAGTAGTTTTACATTTATTGTCATTTAGATTTATCTGCAAATACAACACGATTTCATATACAAAGCCTTATACAGAGAGCAATCCTTTACTGTATTAGAGAGAGATACATCAAAACTAGTGCAAAGGAAAGGTGGACCAAACAATCAGATCATAGTTTTCATCCACTAACTGAGGGTTGGGAATCGGGATTGCTGTGGGTACATGTAGTAGTCTGAAAATTTACCAATCACCATTCTCTCAGGCTGTTTTTGACAATGCTTTTTTGTTAGGTCCCTTGAAATTTTATTGCAGGTAGTAtactgctagtgatgagcgaacatgttcttaaatgttcgtatgttcgtacgaacacaacgctaattgtttgtgttcgtcGATCGCAAACCATTTATTTTGAAgttcggaatggttataatgttCATTTTCGAAACATATTTGAACTTGCAAACGTACGCCACTGCATAATTTACACTTTGCGCTTGATACTCTGTACGCATATGCGTAACTCTAGATCGAAATTTACTCAATCTGTACGCAAATGAATGCAATGCGTACGCAAATGTGTATGCAACTGCGTAGATCAAAacatatgcttctactgtatgtttgttatttgttcgtgaatgttcaacAAACACATACCGttcacgatcattttttttttctgttcgtgTTTGGGATCTAAACCGAACATCACTCATCAATATATACTGGCAGGACTCAGATAGGTGCTTTAATTTTGGGGAAAACTTGACGGCAATGGTACAGTGCCCCTGCAGTACCACACTGGTTCTCACTGAAGTGAGTCTGCTGTGCTCCAAAGAGATGGAGACTCTTTGTATAGTAGTTACTCTCCACTCTGGCTAGAGGATTGAAGTCATGAACAACACAGTCCATCCATTGACTGGAATTTGGAAACTGGTTTCTGAACCAGACAGTATTTTTCATTAATGATTTTCATTGCTGTCAAAACTTCACCGTTCCTTAAACTATAGACAAGAGGATTCAATAGTGGGACGACTGCCGTGTACAGCAAAGACAGCATCTTGGCCTGCTCCTCAGAACGCTCACTCTCTGGGATCATGTAGGAGCTGAGCGGCGTTCCATAGAACAAGACTACAATGATGAGATGGGAAGAGCAGCTGGAGAAGGCCTTTTCTTTACCTTTTGAGCCAGGGATTTTAATAATTGTCAAGATAATAAATATGTAAGACAACAAGATGAGCAGAAAGGGGAACAACCCTAAGACCACACAAACCACAAATAACAATGTCCTGATGTGGGTGGTGTTACTGCTTGCCAGCTTTATCACTGTCTTTAAATCACAATAAAAATGATTAATGTCCTGAGAACTACAGAAAGAAGCAAATAAGACCAGTAAAGAATgtatcagagcagtgaagaagCCGACCAGCCAGGAAGCCAGGGCCAGGAGGACGCACCTGCCTGGATTCATGAGTACTGAATAGTGCAGAGGGacacagatggccacatatcGGTCATACGCCATAGACATTAGGAGTAAGAACTCTGTCCCAAcacaaaatataaagaaaaacatCTGTGTCATGCATTCTGGGAATGCAATCCTGTTGTCTTTGGTTATTGTAATACCTAGAAATTTTGGAAGAATGGATGATACGTAAACAACGTCTTGGACTGCGAGGTTAGACAGGAAGTAGTACATAGGGGTGTGAAGCTGAGGTGTCAGGGAAATTAGACCAATGATAACCAGGTTCCACAGTATGGTCAGTGAATACATCAATAAGATCCCAATAATAAACGCAATCTGAAAATCAGCAGAGATGGAAAATGATAGGAGGTGAAATTCTCCCAAAGTGGTGCAGTTATCAATATATGGACTCATTGTCCCAGTAATGATTAATAAATATCAGAGAATATGAGATATGCAGAGAGAGACTATAGCCTGCTCCGtggtatctatatacacatcatactatGGAGCCCAAAGCCCAATTACTATAATAAATATGCATAATTCCATTGTCTTACTGTTTGGTATAAGACAAATACATTGAAGACAATTGGTTATTTTTCTGGATGAAGGGCACACAGCAGTTGTTTATGTCATAGtatgaggctacgttcacactgcgcaTGTTTCCGTCCATAGTGCGAACCAtgaatatatgcacgtagttttgaggttgatgcgttcgctgggaagtatacgatatacgcccgcacaatgcacactacgtatgagcttacggccggatcgtatacggcaccgtgaaaaatgaacaagaccattgtttgaggacggaaatgttgaaactcacggccgtggatttcagtgcggtcccatacgaagtacttattccagccaaatttaacttgatttttcgatcaaaaaggttctgtgagtttaattgggctgggcgaagatttccaagtaaatgacctgtttcagaaagctacgaaacaagctaaggaagcataactgtactacgggcgtatgttcgaggttcgtacgcatccggccgcatgtcg is a genomic window of Dendropsophus ebraccatus isolate aDenEbr1 chromosome 4, aDenEbr1.pat, whole genome shotgun sequence containing:
- the LOC138789146 gene encoding olfactory receptor 1G1-like, with translation MSPYIDNCTTLGEFHLLSFSISADFQIAFIIGILLMYSLTILWNLVIIGLISLTPQLHTPMYYFLSNLAVQDVVYVSSILPKFLGITITKDNRIAFPECMTQMFFFIFCVGTEFLLLMSMAYDRYVAICVPLHYSVLMNPGRCVLLALASWLVGFFTALIHSLLVLFASFCSSQDINHFYCDLKTVIKLASSNTTHIRTLLFVVCVVLGLFPFLLILLSYIFIILTIIKIPGSKGKEKAFSSCSSHLIIVVLFYGTPLSSYMIPESERSEEQAKMLSLLYTAVVPLLNPLVYSLRNGEVLTAMKIINEKYCLVQKPVSKFQSMDGLCCS